From the Microbacterium thalassium genome, one window contains:
- a CDS encoding carboxylesterase/lipase family protein, translating to MTAAGEPIVRIGSGSVRGRWRGTPGTEAASAAFLGIPFAQPPVGDLRFAAPVAVEPWDGILDAADHGATPQRGDTGITLIPEPSVPGDSTLNVNVFTPRPGEADAALPVLVYIHGGGFVSGSPASPWYDGASFSRDGIVTVVVSYRLGFDGFGHIDGAPSNRGVRDWLAALEWVRQNIAAFGGDPGRVTIAGQSAGGGAVLTLLGMPAAQHLFHAAWSLSGPLRDISPGRAQQLSAELARLAGVPATRAGFATVPEDRLRDLQQQVAAPASTSALGPIVAMIEDGLAWGPAIDGDLIVRPTIEAIRDGVGADKPLVLGATDDEFTMVTAAMGDDVDPAPALALLLTDPASVDAYLDANRAHRGTSAAALLGRFVSDAVFRSSVVRVARARAAAPTWVYRFSWASPTFGWAIHCVDVPFWFDCLDAPGVAAIAGDSPPAALADAVHGSAVALIRDGDPGWEPWSRSTGSTRVFDDGAASGVHADGYASVHALV from the coding sequence GTGACCGCCGCAGGAGAGCCCATCGTCCGGATCGGGAGCGGGTCGGTGCGCGGCCGCTGGCGCGGCACCCCGGGCACGGAGGCCGCGAGCGCGGCGTTCCTCGGCATCCCGTTCGCCCAGCCGCCGGTCGGCGATCTGAGGTTCGCCGCCCCGGTCGCCGTCGAGCCCTGGGACGGCATCCTCGACGCGGCGGACCACGGCGCGACGCCGCAGCGCGGCGACACCGGCATCACCCTGATCCCCGAGCCCAGCGTGCCCGGCGACAGCACGCTCAACGTCAACGTCTTCACGCCTCGCCCGGGCGAGGCCGACGCCGCGCTTCCGGTGCTCGTGTACATCCACGGCGGCGGCTTCGTGTCGGGATCGCCCGCGAGCCCCTGGTACGACGGCGCGTCGTTCAGCCGCGACGGCATCGTCACTGTCGTCGTGTCGTACCGCCTCGGCTTCGACGGCTTCGGCCACATCGACGGCGCCCCCTCCAACCGCGGCGTGCGCGACTGGCTCGCGGCGCTCGAGTGGGTGCGGCAGAACATCGCCGCGTTCGGGGGCGATCCGGGACGCGTGACCATCGCCGGCCAGTCCGCCGGCGGCGGCGCCGTCCTCACCCTGCTCGGGATGCCGGCGGCGCAGCACCTGTTCCACGCCGCGTGGTCGCTGTCGGGCCCGCTGCGCGACATCTCCCCCGGGCGGGCGCAGCAGCTGTCGGCGGAGCTCGCCCGGCTCGCCGGCGTGCCCGCCACGCGCGCCGGCTTCGCCACGGTTCCCGAGGACAGGCTGAGGGATCTCCAGCAGCAGGTGGCCGCTCCCGCGTCGACGAGCGCGCTGGGTCCCATCGTGGCGATGATCGAAGACGGGCTGGCGTGGGGACCGGCCATCGACGGCGACCTCATCGTCCGCCCGACGATCGAGGCGATCCGCGACGGCGTCGGCGCCGACAAGCCGCTCGTCCTCGGCGCCACCGACGACGAGTTCACGATGGTCACCGCCGCCATGGGCGACGACGTCGACCCAGCCCCCGCCCTGGCGCTCCTGCTGACGGATCCGGCGTCGGTCGACGCGTACCTCGACGCCAACCGGGCTCACCGCGGCACGAGCGCCGCGGCGCTGCTCGGGCGGTTCGTCAGCGACGCGGTCTTCCGGTCATCGGTGGTGCGCGTGGCCCGCGCCCGCGCCGCCGCGCCCACGTGGGTCTACCGGTTCTCGTGGGCCTCCCCCACGTTCGGCTGGGCGATCCACTGCGTGGACGTCCCGTTCTGGTTCGACTGCCTCGACGCGCCCGGGGTCGCCGCCATCGCGGGCGACTCACCGCCTGCCGCGCTCGCCGACGCAGTCCACGGCAGCGCGGTCGCCCTCATCCGCGACGGCGATCCCGGCTGGGAGCCGTGGTCGCGCTCGACCGGCAGCACCCGCGTGTTCGACGACGGTGCGGCCTCGGGTGTGCACGCCGACGGGTACGCCAGCGTGCACGCCCTGGTCTGA
- a CDS encoding TetR/AcrR family transcriptional regulator: MARRGSYAKGVAKREEILERSLDVIAREGYRGASVKELADAVGLSQAGLLHYFDSKEELFTEILRKRDEVDARAYGGSSEVVSPDGLRDGFVGVIRHNADVPGLVQLYSRMAVDAADTSHPAHRYFVDRNSALRASFADGLRALQAEGRLTDVVDAETLARIVQAVADGLQLQWMQDPSTDMAGTVEAMFRALDPSVPAGDPKETS; this comes from the coding sequence ATGGCACGAAGAGGTTCCTATGCGAAGGGCGTGGCCAAGCGCGAGGAGATCCTCGAGCGCTCACTGGACGTCATCGCCCGAGAGGGCTACCGCGGGGCGTCGGTGAAAGAGCTCGCGGACGCCGTCGGGCTCAGCCAGGCGGGGCTCCTGCATTACTTCGACAGCAAGGAGGAGCTCTTCACCGAGATCCTCCGCAAGCGCGACGAGGTCGATGCCCGCGCCTACGGTGGCAGCAGCGAGGTCGTGAGCCCGGATGGTCTGCGGGACGGCTTCGTGGGGGTCATCCGGCACAACGCCGACGTCCCCGGACTCGTGCAGCTGTACTCGCGCATGGCCGTGGACGCCGCCGATACGTCCCACCCCGCGCATCGCTACTTCGTCGACCGCAACTCCGCCCTGCGCGCGAGCTTCGCGGATGGTCTGCGTGCTCTCCAGGCCGAGGGCCGGCTCACCGACGTCGTCGACGCCGAGACGCTCGCCCGCATCGTGCAGGCCGTCGCCGACGGCCTGCAGCTGCAGTGGATGCAGGATCCGTCGACGGACATGGCCGGCACCGTTGAAGCGATGTTCCGCGCCCTCGACCCGAGCGTCCCCGCCGGCGACCCGAAGGAGACCTCGTGA
- a CDS encoding MFS transporter, translating to MTTTSDPNDITAVAPDTQTDLAFIEGAAGTDDPPAPKKGIRRLLIWVLPANISIFILWGAIPGILLPQQITLLDEANKVGNLAIAATIGAFAAMIAQPIAGQISDRTRSRFGRRAPWMMIGVLAGALALVGLAFASSLWGIVLAWTLVQIAYNVAQGPLSAIMPDRVPVKRRGTFAALTGIGIMVGALGGQIIGSLFFESITVGYIFFAVFAVVMMALFNLFNPDYPSTDLEVEPFKLRDFLSTFWVNPITHPDFFWAFTGRLLLYTGYFAVTGYQLFLLTDYIGIDAPQTVIPLLGLLSLGGILLATAISGPLSDKLGRRKVFVFASSVVVGVALVIPWVSPTFEAWMLFTVLAGFGFGMFQAVDTALMSEVLPSAKSFAKDLGVVNIAATLPQTLAPGVAGVIVLAFGFAGLFPVGIVLSILGAFAVWPIKAVK from the coding sequence ATGACGACGACGTCAGACCCGAACGACATCACCGCTGTCGCCCCCGACACGCAGACCGATCTCGCCTTCATCGAGGGTGCCGCCGGCACCGACGACCCGCCCGCCCCGAAGAAGGGCATCCGGCGCCTCCTGATCTGGGTGCTCCCGGCCAACATCTCGATCTTCATCCTCTGGGGCGCCATCCCGGGCATCCTGCTGCCGCAGCAGATCACGCTGCTGGACGAGGCGAACAAGGTCGGCAACCTCGCGATCGCCGCGACGATCGGCGCCTTCGCGGCCATGATCGCGCAGCCGATCGCCGGGCAGATCTCCGACCGCACCCGCTCGCGCTTCGGCCGCCGTGCGCCGTGGATGATGATCGGCGTCCTCGCCGGGGCTCTGGCGCTGGTCGGACTCGCGTTCGCGAGCAGCCTGTGGGGCATCGTCCTGGCGTGGACGCTCGTCCAGATCGCCTACAACGTCGCGCAGGGCCCGCTGTCCGCGATCATGCCCGACCGGGTTCCCGTCAAGCGCCGTGGGACCTTCGCCGCCCTCACCGGCATCGGGATCATGGTCGGCGCGCTCGGCGGGCAGATCATCGGCTCCCTGTTCTTCGAGTCGATCACGGTCGGCTACATCTTCTTCGCCGTCTTCGCCGTCGTCATGATGGCGCTGTTCAACCTCTTCAACCCGGACTACCCCAGTACCGACCTCGAGGTCGAGCCGTTCAAGCTCCGCGACTTCCTCAGCACGTTCTGGGTGAACCCCATCACGCACCCCGACTTCTTCTGGGCGTTCACCGGTCGGCTGCTCCTGTACACCGGCTACTTCGCCGTCACCGGGTATCAGCTGTTCCTGCTCACCGACTACATCGGCATCGACGCTCCGCAGACCGTCATCCCGCTGCTGGGTCTGCTGAGCCTCGGCGGCATCCTGCTCGCGACCGCGATCTCGGGGCCCCTGTCGGACAAGCTCGGCCGCCGGAAGGTCTTCGTGTTCGCCTCGTCGGTCGTCGTGGGCGTCGCCCTGGTGATCCCGTGGGTCTCGCCCACGTTCGAGGCATGGATGCTGTTCACGGTGCTCGCGGGCTTCGGGTTCGGCATGTTCCAGGCCGTCGACACCGCGCTGATGAGCGAGGTGCTCCCGTCGGCGAAGTCGTTCGCGAAGGACCTCGGCGTCGTGAACATCGCCGCCACCCTGCCGCAGACCCTCGCCCCCGGCGTGGCCGGGGTGATCGTCCTCGCCTTCGGGTTCGCGGGGCTGTTCCCCGTGGGCATCGTGCTCAGCATCCTGGGCGCGTTCGCCGTGTGGCCGATCAAGGCCGTCAAGTGA